A region from the Stutzerimonas stutzeri genome encodes:
- a CDS encoding alpha/beta fold hydrolase yields MTQRIFFAHANGFPSATYRKLFQALGLEYEVSHLDRHGHDPRFPVDDNWQNLVQELIEQLETFNEPIWGVGHSLGGMLHYHAALQRPALYRGVVMLDSPMTTWFDQTLIWAAKRFGFIDRLTPAGRTLGRREQFSCTDEARRYFASKALFRSFDPECLEAYIEHGLEPTAQGLRLRFDPETEIRIYRSVPHTTPGWPHALEMPLAVVRGRQSRVVLPHHAYLLRLVTHGESHTLPGGHMFPLEQPHATAQLLKQLFGRWSELHRRGAA; encoded by the coding sequence ATGACGCAGCGCATTTTTTTCGCCCATGCCAACGGTTTTCCTTCGGCAACCTATCGCAAGCTTTTCCAGGCACTGGGGCTGGAATACGAAGTCAGCCATCTCGATCGGCACGGACACGATCCGCGGTTTCCGGTCGACGATAACTGGCAGAACCTGGTGCAGGAGCTGATCGAGCAGCTGGAGACATTCAACGAGCCGATCTGGGGCGTCGGGCACTCGCTGGGGGGCATGCTTCACTATCACGCTGCCCTGCAGCGGCCAGCGCTTTACCGAGGTGTCGTCATGCTCGATTCGCCCATGACCACCTGGTTCGATCAGACGCTGATCTGGGCGGCGAAGCGCTTCGGCTTCATTGACCGCCTTACGCCTGCCGGGCGCACGCTGGGGCGTCGCGAGCAGTTCAGCTGTACGGACGAAGCACGCCGATACTTTGCCAGCAAAGCGTTGTTTCGCTCGTTCGATCCCGAATGCCTGGAAGCCTATATCGAGCACGGGCTCGAGCCGACGGCGCAGGGCTTGCGCCTGCGTTTCGACCCCGAAACCGAGATTCGCATCTACCGCAGTGTGCCGCATACAACGCCTGGCTGGCCGCATGCGCTGGAGATGCCGCTGGCCGTGGTGCGAGGTCGCCAGAGCCGGGTGGTATTGCCGCATCATGCGTATCTACTGCGGCTGGTGACTCACGGTGAGTCGCACACCCTGCCCGGTGGGCATATGTTTCCGCTTGAACAGCCTCACGCCACGGCCCAGCTGCTCAAACAGCTATTCGGTCGCTGGAGCGAGCTGCATCGAAGAGGTGCCGCATGA
- a CDS encoding NAD(P)H-dependent glycerol-3-phosphate dehydrogenase, which yields MIEQQPIAVLGGGSFGTAIANLLAENGHDVRLWMRDSEQAENIRTHRQNPRYLKGVTVLPKVDPVTDLGQTLTDCELVFVALPSSALRQALSPFAAQLAGKMLVSTTKGIEAQSFMLMSQILEQIAPHARIGVISGPNLAREVAEHALTATVVASNDETLCRSVQQALHGRTFRVYASADRFGVELGGALKNVYAIMAGMAAALGMGENTRSMLITRALAEMTRFAVRLGANPMTFLGLAGVGDLIVTCTSSKSRNFQVGYALGEGLSLDQAVSRLGEVAEGVNTIKVLKAKAEELQVYMPLVAGLHAILFEGRTLEQVIALLMRGEPKTDVDFISTDGF from the coding sequence ATGATTGAACAGCAACCCATAGCGGTGCTTGGCGGCGGTAGTTTCGGCACCGCTATCGCGAATCTGCTGGCCGAGAACGGCCACGACGTCCGCCTCTGGATGCGTGACAGCGAGCAAGCCGAGAACATTCGCACCCATCGCCAGAACCCGCGTTATCTCAAAGGCGTGACGGTGCTTCCCAAAGTCGATCCGGTGACCGATCTGGGGCAGACGCTAACGGATTGCGAGCTGGTATTCGTCGCGCTGCCGTCCAGTGCCCTGCGCCAGGCGCTGTCACCATTCGCCGCTCAGCTGGCGGGCAAGATGCTGGTCAGTACGACCAAGGGCATCGAGGCGCAGAGCTTCATGCTGATGAGCCAGATTCTCGAGCAGATCGCACCACATGCCCGCATCGGCGTGATCTCGGGGCCGAACCTGGCACGAGAAGTGGCCGAGCATGCGTTGACCGCGACCGTGGTCGCCAGCAATGACGAGACACTGTGCCGCAGCGTACAGCAGGCGCTGCATGGGCGTACCTTTCGCGTCTACGCCAGTGCCGATCGTTTCGGCGTGGAGCTCGGCGGCGCCTTGAAAAACGTCTACGCGATCATGGCCGGTATGGCCGCGGCACTTGGCATGGGCGAAAACACGCGCAGCATGCTGATCACCCGGGCGCTTGCCGAGATGACCCGCTTCGCCGTCAGGTTGGGGGCGAACCCGATGACCTTCCTGGGGTTGGCCGGGGTCGGCGATCTGATCGTGACCTGCACCTCCTCGAAAAGCCGCAACTTTCAGGTGGGATACGCCCTTGGCGAGGGCTTGAGTCTCGATCAGGCCGTGTCTCGCCTGGGAGAGGTAGCCGAAGGTGTCAACACCATCAAGGTACTCAAGGCCAAGGCGGAGGAGTTGCAGGTCTACATGCCGCTGGTCGCTGGGCTGCATGCCATTCTGTTCGAGGGGCGTACGCTGGAACAGGTGATTGCGCTGCTGATGCGCGGCGAACCGAAGACCGATGTGGATTTCATTTCCACCGACGGCTTCTGA
- the sstT gene encoding serine/threonine transporter SstT: MSNLSNRLFRAYSRVSLVTQIAIGLVAGCLLAWLSPQTANSVSLLGDLFVAGLKAVAPVLVFVLVTASLANHKRGQPTHIRPILGLYALGTLSAAVVAVIASTLFPTHLTLISQANDVVPPSGVGAVLHTLLFNIVDNPVHAVIEGNFIGILAWAIGLGIAFRHARESTRDLIADISEGVTLIVKVVIRFAPLGIFGLVAGTLATSGFSTLAGYLQLLLVLVGSMVFMALVVNPLIVFWQIRKNPYPLVFTCLRESGITAFFTRSSAANIPVNMQLCERLGLHKDTYSVSIPLGATINMGGAAITITVLTLAAVHTLGIDVDMPTAILLSLLAAICACGASGVAGGSLLLIPLACSLFGISNDLAMQVVAVGFIIGVVQDSTETALNSSTDALFTAASCIAHGDVAEEGVGV, translated from the coding sequence ATGTCCAACCTCTCAAACCGCCTTTTCAGAGCCTATAGCCGTGTCAGTTTGGTGACTCAGATCGCTATCGGCTTGGTCGCCGGTTGCCTGCTGGCATGGTTGTCCCCGCAAACCGCTAACTCGGTCAGCCTGTTGGGCGATCTGTTCGTCGCGGGCTTGAAAGCCGTTGCCCCGGTACTGGTCTTCGTGCTGGTCACCGCGTCGCTAGCCAACCACAAGCGCGGGCAGCCGACGCACATCCGTCCGATCCTGGGGCTTTATGCGCTGGGCACCCTGAGCGCCGCCGTGGTGGCTGTCATCGCCAGTACGCTATTCCCAACGCACCTTACATTGATCAGCCAGGCCAACGACGTCGTGCCACCGTCCGGGGTAGGCGCCGTTCTGCATACCCTGCTGTTCAACATCGTCGACAACCCGGTGCATGCGGTTATCGAAGGCAACTTCATCGGCATATTGGCTTGGGCCATAGGCCTCGGAATCGCGTTTCGCCATGCCCGTGAAAGTACCCGCGACCTGATCGCGGATATCTCTGAAGGGGTCACGCTGATCGTCAAAGTGGTCATTCGCTTCGCGCCGCTGGGTATCTTCGGTCTGGTTGCCGGCACGCTCGCCACGTCCGGCTTTTCGACGTTGGCCGGCTATCTCCAGTTGCTGCTGGTGCTGGTGGGCAGCATGGTCTTCATGGCACTTGTAGTGAATCCGCTGATCGTGTTCTGGCAGATTCGCAAAAACCCTTATCCGCTGGTTTTCACCTGCCTGCGGGAAAGCGGTATCACCGCATTCTTCACTCGCAGCTCGGCGGCGAACATCCCGGTCAACATGCAGCTTTGCGAGCGTCTCGGCCTGCATAAGGACACCTACTCAGTGTCGATTCCCCTGGGTGCGACCATCAACATGGGCGGGGCGGCGATCACCATCACGGTGCTGACCCTGGCGGCCGTCCATACGTTGGGTATCGACGTCGACATGCCCACTGCCATCCTGCTCAGCCTGCTCGCCGCCATCTGCGCCTGCGGTGCCTCTGGCGTGGCCGGCGGCTCGCTGTTGTTGATTCCGCTGGCGTGCAGCCTGTTCGGCATTTCCAATGACTTGGCCATGCAGGTGGTAGCGGTCGGCTTCATCATCGGTGTGGTGCAGGATTCGACAGAGACTGCGCTGAATTCGTCCACCGACGCGCTGTTCACGGCGGCGTCCTGTATTGCGCATGGCGATGTAGCGGAAGAGGGCGTGGGCGTCTAA
- a CDS encoding alpha/beta hydrolase, producing MSVAFEEVRLSLPHIEVAAHLYGPEDGRPVIALHGWLDNAATFSRLAPLLEGVRIVALDLPGHGHSDHRPAGAAYNIWDYAHDVLQTAEQFGWKRFSLLGHSMGAIVSVLLAGAMPERVERLALIDGVIPYTGEADTAPHKLGEFLEALLTVDGKRKPVYARFEQAVEARMKGVGAVSREAAERLAQRGLMPVPGGYTWRTDARLMLPSPMRLSRAHALAFVHRVACPASLILAEQGLLAQQSMRELCEALPFQLHRLPGGHHLHLDDQAGAEAVAAVFKPYFAT from the coding sequence ATGAGCGTCGCGTTCGAAGAGGTCCGTTTGAGCCTGCCGCACATCGAAGTCGCGGCGCATCTGTACGGGCCTGAAGATGGTCGTCCGGTCATCGCGCTGCACGGTTGGCTGGACAACGCCGCTACCTTCTCCCGTCTGGCACCGTTGCTCGAAGGCGTGCGCATCGTCGCGCTGGATCTGCCGGGGCACGGTCATTCGGATCACCGGCCGGCCGGCGCGGCATACAACATCTGGGACTATGCGCACGATGTTTTGCAGACCGCCGAGCAGTTCGGCTGGAAGCGTTTCTCCCTGCTCGGTCATTCGATGGGGGCCATCGTCTCGGTACTGCTCGCTGGGGCCATGCCCGAGCGTGTCGAGCGGCTGGCATTGATCGATGGCGTAATCCCTTATACCGGCGAGGCCGATACCGCGCCGCACAAGCTCGGCGAATTCCTGGAGGCCCTGCTCACGGTGGATGGCAAACGCAAGCCGGTCTACGCCCGCTTCGAGCAGGCCGTGGAGGCGCGCATGAAGGGTGTCGGCGCTGTCTCCCGCGAGGCGGCGGAGCGGCTCGCCCAGCGCGGGTTGATGCCGGTGCCGGGTGGCTATACCTGGCGCACCGATGCTCGCCTGATGTTGCCGTCACCGATGCGCTTGAGCCGTGCGCATGCACTGGCATTCGTGCACCGGGTGGCTTGCCCGGCAAGCCTGATCTTGGCGGAGCAGGGCCTGCTCGCGCAGCAGTCGATGCGCGAGCTGTGCGAGGCCTTGCCATTCCAACTGCACCGGTTGCCCGGTGGCCACCATCTGCATCTGGATGATCAGGCCGGCGCGGAGGCGGTGGCGGCCGTTTTCAAACCGTACTTCGCCACCTGA
- a CDS encoding DUF4389 domain-containing protein: MSTPQHGADRESLILRAIWMLVFFFVWQIAEVVLLIVVVAQLVLHAISGKGSDSLQGLGDSLSQYVAQIGRFGTFNTDRKPWPMSDWPTPRPADRETPPPVAPVTPAQESQP; this comes from the coding sequence ATGAGCACACCACAACACGGTGCCGATCGCGAATCACTGATCTTGCGCGCCATCTGGATGCTGGTTTTCTTTTTCGTCTGGCAGATAGCCGAGGTGGTACTGCTGATAGTCGTGGTCGCGCAGCTGGTCCTGCATGCCATAAGTGGCAAGGGGAGCGACAGCCTGCAGGGGCTGGGTGACAGCCTCAGCCAGTACGTCGCGCAGATCGGCCGCTTCGGCACATTCAATACCGATCGCAAGCCCTGGCCGATGTCCGACTGGCCTACGCCACGCCCGGCCGATCGCGAGACGCCGCCACCGGTGGCACCCGTCACGCCTGCCCAGGAGTCGCAACCATGA
- the fabA gene encoding 3-hydroxyacyl-[acyl-carrier-protein] dehydratase FabA produces the protein MTKQQAFTREDLLRCSRGELFGPGNAQLPAPNMLMVDRIVHISEVGGKYGKGELVAELDINPDLWFFACHFEGDPVMPGCLGLDAMWQLVGFYLGWQGNPGRGRALGSGEVKFFGQVLPTAKKVTYNIHIKRTINRSLILGIADGTVSVDGREIYSAEGLRVGLFTSTDSF, from the coding sequence ATGACCAAACAACAGGCCTTTACTCGGGAAGATCTGCTCCGTTGCAGCCGCGGCGAGCTGTTCGGTCCCGGTAATGCGCAACTGCCCGCGCCCAACATGCTGATGGTCGATCGCATCGTTCATATCAGCGAAGTAGGCGGCAAGTACGGCAAGGGCGAATTGGTCGCCGAGCTGGACATCAATCCTGATCTCTGGTTTTTTGCCTGTCATTTCGAAGGTGACCCGGTCATGCCCGGCTGCCTGGGCCTCGATGCAATGTGGCAGCTGGTAGGCTTCTATCTCGGCTGGCAAGGCAATCCAGGCCGGGGCCGCGCCCTGGGCTCCGGCGAAGTGAAGTTCTTTGGCCAGGTTCTGCCAACCGCCAAGAAGGTCACCTACAACATCCATATCAAACGCACCATCAATCGCTCGCTGATCCTCGGCATCGCCGATGGCACCGTCAGCGTGGATGGGCGCGAGATCTACAGTGCCGAAGGTTTGCGTGTCGGCCTGTTTACCTCTACCGATAGCTTTTGA
- a CDS encoding AI-2E family transporter yields MLNNDRLLVQILLLVLLGACVWVLAPFASALFWAAVLAFASWPVMRVLTRWLKGNSTLAATLLTFGWMVLVAVPLVWLGFNIADQIREVNVLAHNLQVQGLPAPPEWLGQVPLVGDRLLALWDTLNEQGTAFFATIRPYVGQVGNWLLVRSARIGGGMLELALSLVLVFFFYRDGPKLAAFVHSLLHRLIGDRADHYLELVAGTVQRVVNGVIGTAAAQALLAYVGFSIAGVPGALILGLLTFAFSFLMVPPLIWGPAVAWLAWQGQYGMAIFLGVWGMFIISGVDNVLKPYLISRGGNLPLVVVLLGVFGGVLAFGFMGLFLGPTLLAVAYSLLGDWLIKEVPHAANPERALGAPLEPVGPTDEGGR; encoded by the coding sequence ATGCTGAACAATGATCGTCTGCTGGTGCAGATTCTGCTCCTGGTGCTGCTCGGTGCCTGCGTGTGGGTGCTGGCTCCGTTTGCTTCCGCGCTGTTCTGGGCCGCGGTGCTGGCGTTCGCCAGCTGGCCGGTCATGCGGGTGCTGACGCGTTGGCTGAAGGGCAACTCCACCCTTGCGGCAACCCTGCTGACCTTTGGCTGGATGGTCCTGGTGGCGGTCCCCCTGGTCTGGCTGGGGTTCAACATCGCCGACCAGATTCGAGAGGTCAACGTGCTGGCCCACAACCTGCAGGTCCAGGGGCTGCCGGCGCCTCCCGAATGGCTGGGCCAGGTGCCCCTGGTAGGCGATCGCCTTCTGGCGCTATGGGACACCCTGAACGAGCAAGGCACGGCCTTCTTCGCCACCATCCGCCCCTACGTAGGCCAGGTCGGCAACTGGCTGCTGGTCCGTAGTGCACGGATCGGCGGCGGCATGCTGGAGTTGGCGCTCAGCCTGGTACTGGTGTTTTTTTTCTATCGAGATGGGCCGAAGCTGGCGGCATTCGTCCACAGCCTGTTGCATCGATTGATCGGTGATCGTGCCGATCATTACCTCGAATTGGTAGCCGGCACGGTTCAGCGAGTGGTCAACGGGGTGATCGGCACCGCCGCTGCCCAGGCGCTCCTGGCCTATGTGGGCTTCAGCATCGCCGGTGTTCCGGGCGCGCTGATCCTCGGCTTGCTGACCTTCGCCTTCAGTTTCCTGATGGTCCCCCCGTTGATCTGGGGGCCGGCGGTCGCCTGGCTGGCCTGGCAAGGGCAGTACGGGATGGCGATATTCCTCGGCGTATGGGGAATGTTCATCATCAGCGGGGTGGACAACGTGCTCAAGCCTTACCTGATCAGCCGCGGCGGCAACCTGCCGTTGGTCGTGGTGCTGCTGGGTGTGTTCGGCGGAGTGCTGGCGTTCGGCTTCATGGGGCTGTTCCTCGGGCCGACGCTGCTGGCTGTCGCTTACAGTCTGCTGGGCGACTGGTTGATCAAGGAAGTGCCGCACGCGGCGAACCCGGAACGAGCACTGGGTGCGCCGCTCGAGCCGGTAGGCCCGACCGACGAGGGAGGGCGTTGA
- the fabB gene encoding beta-ketoacyl-ACP synthase I encodes MRRVVITGLGIVSCLGNDKDTVSANLRATRPGIRFNQAYADMGLRSQVSGSVDLNLEELIDRKVLRFMGDAAAYAYLAMQQALEDSGLSADEISNPRIGLIAGSGGASTINQMEAIDILREKGVKRIGPYRVPRTMSSTVSACLATPFRIKGINYSIASACATSAHCIGHAMEQIQMGKQDVIFAGGGEEEHWSQSCLFDAMGALSSQYNDTPEKASRAYDAKRDGFVIAGGGGMVVVEELEHALKRGAKIYAEIVGYGATSDGYDMVAPSGEGALRCMQQAMATVDGEIDYLNTHGTSTPVGDVAESKAVRNMFGDKIPAISSTKSLSGHSLGAAGVHEAIYCMLMMQGNFIAGSANIEELDPEVADMPIVRETRENAKIDTIMSNSFGFGGTNATLVLKRWKG; translated from the coding sequence ATGCGTCGCGTCGTGATCACCGGCCTGGGTATCGTTTCCTGCCTCGGCAATGACAAAGACACCGTCTCCGCCAACCTGCGTGCCACCCGTCCTGGCATACGCTTCAACCAGGCCTATGCGGACATGGGTCTGCGCAGCCAGGTTTCGGGTTCCGTCGACCTGAACCTCGAAGAGCTGATCGACCGCAAGGTCCTGCGCTTCATGGGTGATGCGGCGGCCTACGCCTATCTGGCCATGCAACAGGCGCTGGAAGATTCAGGTCTGAGCGCTGACGAAATATCCAATCCGCGTATCGGCCTGATCGCCGGCTCCGGTGGCGCGTCGACCATCAACCAGATGGAAGCCATCGACATCCTTCGCGAGAAGGGCGTCAAGCGCATTGGCCCATATCGCGTACCACGCACCATGAGCAGCACGGTATCGGCCTGTCTGGCCACCCCGTTCCGCATCAAAGGCATCAACTATTCCATCGCCTCGGCCTGCGCCACTAGCGCGCATTGCATCGGCCATGCCATGGAGCAGATCCAGATGGGCAAGCAGGATGTGATTTTCGCCGGCGGTGGCGAAGAGGAGCATTGGAGCCAGAGCTGCCTGTTCGATGCCATGGGCGCCCTGTCCAGCCAGTACAACGACACGCCGGAAAAGGCTTCCCGCGCCTACGACGCCAAGCGTGACGGTTTCGTCATCGCGGGCGGTGGCGGCATGGTGGTTGTCGAAGAGCTGGAGCATGCGCTCAAGCGCGGCGCCAAGATCTACGCCGAAATCGTCGGCTATGGCGCGACGTCGGACGGCTACGACATGGTAGCGCCGAGCGGCGAAGGTGCACTGCGCTGCATGCAACAGGCGATGGCGACGGTAGACGGCGAGATCGACTACCTCAACACCCATGGCACTTCCACGCCGGTGGGTGACGTTGCCGAGAGCAAGGCCGTGCGCAACATGTTCGGCGACAAGATCCCGGCCATCAGCTCGACCAAGAGCCTGTCCGGCCACTCGCTGGGTGCCGCGGGCGTGCATGAGGCGATCTACTGCATGCTGATGATGCAGGGCAACTTCATCGCTGGCTCGGCCAACATCGAAGAGCTGGATCCGGAAGTCGCCGACATGCCGATCGTTCGCGAGACCCGCGAAAATGCCAAGATCGACACCATCATGAGCAACAGCTTCGGCTTCGGCGGGACCAACGCCACGCTGGTTCTCAAGCGCTGGAAAGGCTGA
- a CDS encoding hotdog fold thioesterase, with product MSIWHTPPQIEQLNAHRQHTILELLDIRFEAVGDDSLTASMVVDSRTHQPYGLLHGGASVVLAETVGSTASYQCIDPSRFYCVGLEVNANHIRALRDGRVTATCRPVHLGRSSHVWDIRLSGEDGKLSCISRLTVAVMPVGENSPRRKEAP from the coding sequence TTGAGCATTTGGCACACCCCACCGCAAATCGAGCAGCTCAACGCGCATCGCCAGCACACCATTTTGGAATTGCTCGATATTCGCTTTGAAGCGGTCGGCGACGATTCACTGACCGCGAGCATGGTGGTCGATTCCCGCACTCATCAGCCGTATGGCTTGCTACATGGCGGCGCTTCGGTGGTGCTTGCCGAGACGGTCGGCTCCACGGCCAGTTACCAATGCATCGACCCGAGCCGTTTCTACTGCGTGGGGCTGGAAGTGAACGCCAACCACATTCGTGCCTTGCGCGATGGTCGTGTGACGGCGACCTGTAGGCCGGTTCACCTGGGGCGTTCCAGCCATGTGTGGGACATACGCCTGAGCGGGGAGGACGGCAAGCTCAGCTGCATTTCTCGCTTGACCGTGGCGGTCATGCCCGTCGGCGAGAACAGTCCGCGGCGTAAAGAGGCGCCGTAG
- the sixA gene encoding phosphohistidine phosphatase SixA, with protein sequence MRLWLLRHGQAEPKARTDAQRNLTDVGRREVEGAAAPLQDQSLQVILVSPYQRAQQTAEIVRQTLGFTGPVETVPWLTPDADPADAMLYLDRRTEQRLLLVTHQPLVGALGGWLVSGHRDAPLPMATASLAELEGEHLAAGLMHLVGLRHPS encoded by the coding sequence ATGAGGTTATGGCTGTTGCGCCATGGCCAGGCCGAACCCAAGGCTCGTACCGACGCGCAGCGCAATTTGACGGACGTTGGGCGCCGGGAAGTGGAGGGCGCCGCCGCGCCGCTACAGGACCAATCGCTACAGGTGATCCTGGTCAGCCCCTATCAACGGGCCCAGCAAACCGCCGAGATCGTTCGCCAGACGCTCGGCTTCACAGGGCCGGTGGAGACCGTTCCCTGGCTGACGCCCGACGCCGACCCGGCCGACGCGATGCTTTATCTGGACCGACGTACCGAGCAGCGCCTGTTGCTCGTGACCCATCAGCCCCTCGTCGGTGCGCTGGGCGGCTGGCTGGTCAGCGGTCATCGTGACGCACCGCTGCCCATGGCGACCGCCAGTCTGGCCGAGCTCGAGGGCGAGCACCTGGCAGCCGGTTTGATGCACCTCGTCGGGCTTCGGCATCCCTCATAA
- a CDS encoding patatin-like phospholipase family protein, which produces MGNKVALVLGSGGARGYAHIGVIEELTTRGYEINCIAGCSMGAVVGGIYAAGKLGEYRDWIESLDYFDMLRLVDPSFSLGAIRGEKIFGRIRDMLGSVNIEDLPIPFTAVAADLTNQQEIWFQEGNLELAMRASAAIPSLFTPVMQGNRMLVDGGILNPLPIVPVVSSHSDIIIAVNLNANNHRQYPLPEIIRPGRFDAMVSSISSHIPFWRSKGLDEHIAELQNDSAPDQQQPPAAPTGQSAPKSAEGSMVVDVGGPASLLELINQSFEVMQSSLTQYKIAGYPPNVLINIPKRACRFYEFYKAPELIKLGQIIASDALDKYEEEQA; this is translated from the coding sequence ATGGGCAACAAGGTTGCACTGGTATTGGGATCGGGTGGCGCGCGTGGCTACGCGCACATCGGGGTCATCGAGGAGCTCACCACCCGGGGTTACGAGATCAACTGCATCGCCGGCTGTTCGATGGGCGCAGTGGTCGGCGGCATCTATGCCGCGGGCAAGCTGGGCGAATACCGGGACTGGATCGAGAGTCTGGACTACTTCGACATGCTGCGACTGGTCGATCCGAGTTTCAGCCTCGGCGCGATTCGCGGCGAGAAGATTTTCGGGCGCATCCGGGACATGCTCGGCTCGGTCAACATCGAGGATCTGCCAATCCCCTTCACAGCGGTCGCGGCCGACCTCACCAACCAGCAGGAAATCTGGTTTCAGGAAGGCAACCTGGAACTGGCGATGCGCGCGTCGGCGGCTATTCCCAGCCTGTTCACACCGGTCATGCAGGGCAACCGAATGCTGGTCGACGGCGGGATTCTCAATCCGCTGCCGATCGTCCCGGTCGTCTCAAGTCACAGCGACATCATCATCGCGGTGAACCTCAACGCTAACAATCATCGGCAATACCCGCTGCCCGAGATCATCCGCCCCGGCCGCTTCGACGCGATGGTCAGCTCGATCAGCTCGCATATCCCGTTCTGGCGCAGCAAGGGCCTGGACGAGCATATCGCCGAGCTTCAGAACGACAGCGCGCCCGACCAGCAGCAGCCGCCTGCCGCTCCCACTGGGCAAAGCGCGCCGAAATCGGCGGAGGGGTCGATGGTGGTAGACGTCGGCGGCCCGGCGTCGCTCCTGGAATTGATCAACCAGAGCTTCGAAGTGATGCAGTCTTCGCTGACCCAATACAAGATTGCCGGCTATCCGCCCAACGTGCTGATCAACATTCCCAAACGTGCCTGCCGGTTCTACGAGTTCTACAAGGCGCCTGAATTGATCAAGCTGGGGCAGATCATCGCCAGCGATGCACTCGACAAGTACGAGGAAGAACAGGCGTAA
- a CDS encoding DUF4892 domain-containing protein — MIHHRATTVLNGRFAQPARGAVLGVRFVALALLASVANAADLPGSRDLESLPRYPQAQIVGFKEERVPERIYPLDSIRRISGRLRMSSQISSGGQLTAITYRLPEVHTGIDAFEQARNRLMKDGAEMLFWCEGRECGSSSLWANEVFQRSTLYGPDAGQAYLLARLPGDSDRLVALYGITRGNGRPYLQAEQFTPDEALGVILPNPATLLRQLKFTGALDLPRLPQVPTAEWGALLANVLRLDSTIRVLLKGKGVAAWHEALTQERIKARRLEAETSEDDGLRIELLR; from the coding sequence ATGATCCACCACCGTGCCACCACCGTGCTAAACGGTAGATTTGCACAGCCGGCACGGGGCGCTGTGCTCGGGGTCCGTTTCGTCGCGCTGGCATTGCTCGCTAGTGTCGCCAATGCTGCCGATTTGCCGGGTAGCCGGGATTTGGAGTCACTTCCGAGATACCCGCAGGCGCAGATCGTGGGTTTCAAGGAGGAGCGGGTCCCTGAGCGGATCTATCCGCTCGACTCGATCCGCCGCATCAGCGGTCGTTTACGCATGAGCAGCCAGATCAGTTCGGGCGGTCAGCTCACGGCCATCACCTATCGGCTGCCGGAGGTGCACACCGGTATCGACGCTTTCGAGCAGGCGCGTAATCGGTTGATGAAAGACGGCGCCGAGATGCTCTTCTGGTGCGAAGGACGCGAGTGCGGCTCCAGCAGCCTGTGGGCCAACGAAGTATTCCAGCGTTCGACCTTGTATGGCCCCGATGCGGGACAGGCCTATCTGCTGGCGCGATTGCCGGGTGACTCTGACCGGCTCGTAGCGCTCTACGGCATCACGCGTGGCAATGGACGCCCTTATCTGCAGGCGGAGCAGTTCACGCCTGACGAGGCGTTGGGCGTCATCCTGCCGAACCCCGCCACTCTTTTGCGTCAATTGAAGTTCACCGGCGCGCTTGATCTGCCTCGCTTGCCGCAGGTTCCGACGGCGGAGTGGGGCGCCTTGCTGGCGAATGTGCTGCGGCTCGACAGTACCATCCGGGTGCTGTTGAAAGGCAAAGGGGTGGCGGCCTGGCATGAAGCGTTGACGCAGGAACGCATCAAGGCGCGACGGCTGGAGGCCGAGACCTCCGAGGACGATGGTCTGCGCATCGAGTTGTTGCGCTGA